The following DNA comes from Flavisolibacter ginsenosidimutans.
ACTATTTCCCCAACTCCAAAACCCAAATTGTTTTCCCGGGCACTTTCCATTCCGGCACGGTTAAATCAGCGGTCCAACCGAGAGCAACATTTCTCGCTTTCGTAAAACCTTTGGTGATTTCAGAGAAACGTTCGGGTTTGATGGTCTTTTCATCGTTGCTCGTGTTCATTACTATCATCACGGTTTGCTTGTCAGTGTAACGGAAATAAACGTACACCCAATCTTCAGGCACAAACTGCATCAGCTTTCCTGTCCTGATTGCCGGGGAATTCTTGCGAAAATTTGCCAGCGTTCTTGTCCAATTAAAAACTTCGTTTTCGCTATCTGATCGCTCTTGTGATGTGAATTTGTTTTGCGCGTCTTCTTTCCAACCGCCTATAAAGTCGCTGCGAACAAGGCCATCCGGGTTAGAATAACCTTTCAATAGAATCTCGGTGCCGTAATACATTTCGGGAATACCGCGGGTTGTGAGTAGCCAGCCAATTCCCATTTTCAGCTTGGCCAAATCCTCGTTTACTTGCGAGTAAAAACGGCTCATGTCGTGGTTATCTAAAAACACCACTTCGTTTTCCGGATGTTGGTAAACGAAATCGTTTGCAAGCGTTTGGTAAAGTTTGTTCACACCTTCCGTCCATCCGAAGGCCTGCGTAAGTGCCGGCGCAATACCGTACAGGTTTGTTTGAAAATCGGTAGTGCCAATTAAATTGCTTTTGAATCGAATGTTGGTAAGATTGTTTTGGGTGAAGTAAGCCTGGTTTAACACGCCGTGCACCCAGGTTTCGCCAAACATGGTCATCTTCGGATATTCGTCCGTCAACGCCTTGTTGCAACGGTTCATAAAATCCAGATCGTTGTAGATATAAGTATCAATTCGCCAGCCGTCCACGCCAAATTCTTCCACGCACCAAATGGCGTTTTGAATGAGAAAGTTTGCGACGTAAGGATTGCTTTGATTGAGATCGGGCATTTGTGGCGTGAACCAACCGTCACTCATAATTTTTTCATCACGCTTTGACGCATGAACGTCCATCAGCGGTCCGTCTTTGTAAGTCGTGTTGGTGTACGAGGGCCATTGGTGCACCCAATCTTTCATGGGCATGTCCTGAATGAGAAAATTGTACAAGCCGCAGTGATTATAAACCGCATCCTGAATCAGTTTCATTCCCCGCTTGTGCAATTCATCGCTTAAATTTTTATAAGCAATATCACCGCCAAGCCTTGAATCTACTTTGTAATGATTGGTGATAGCATAACCGTGTTCGGTGCGGTTCGGCATGTCGTTCTCCAAAACAGGCGTTAACCAAACCGTTGACACACCAAGGTCTTTGAGGTAATCAAGATGACTGATGACGCCTTGAATATCGCCGCCATGCCGCGCAAAATAATCACCGCGGTTTATTTTTTTGTCCCGATAAATCGAAAGTGTATCGTTCGTGTAATCGCCGTTTGAAAAACGGTCGGGCATGATGAGGTAAATAAAATCGGATGACGTAACGCCTTGTGCATATTGCGTTCCTTTGCCGGAACGGCGGGGTTTTAACTCGTAATTGATGGTATTACTTCCCGATTTTAAGTCAAAGCTTCCTGCCTTTGCTGACGGCGTTACCAGCAAGTCTACAAAAACATAGTTAGGATTTTCAACGGTGTTCACTTTCACCAATTTCACACCCGCATAAGGTTGGAGTATAAGATTCTGCTTCGCGATGTTGGTGGAATGGATCATCAACTGCAACTTTTGCTCCTTCATTCCCGCCCACCAATGATTTGGATAAACGTCAACGCTTTGTTGAGCGAACAAAAAATTGATAAAGCAAAGGCAAATCGCAATTCCAAAAAACTTTCTCATAAACTCAAACTGATCGTTCTTCCAAAATTTTTAATTCATCTGACAAGGGCTCTACCTCCGCTTCGCCTTTCTTCTCTTTTACAAAAAAGAAGCAGATTAACGCCGCCAAAATCATCAGCCCACCGCCCACTTCCACTGCCAACAACCGGTCGTTGTTCAACACGTTTTTCATCAGCCATCCAAAGCCCAGCGATGCAATGATTTCGGGCAACACAATAAAGAAATTAAAGATGCCCATGTAAATTCCCACCTTGTCTCGTGGAAGCGAGCCGCTTAACATGGCATATGGCATGGACAAGATGCTGGCCCAGGCAATGCCCACGCCGGTCATGCAACCGTACAGCATGTATTTATTGGTTACCCAACTCACGCTGATCAATCCCACTGCGCCGCACAGAAGGCAGAGTGAATGCGTGGTTTTTCGTCCAAGCTTGTCGGCAATAAAAGGCAATACCAATGCAAACAGAAACGTGACAACACTATAAAACGCAAGCGTCAGGCTGCCAAAGTCTGCACCTTGTGCATAAACGGGATCACTTGCGTCTTTGCCGTGAAAAACGTTTACCGCAACGGCCGTTGTGTAATAAAACCACATCAAAAAAAGTCCCGGCCAAGTAAAAAATTGAATCAGCGAAACAATTCGCATTCGCTTGGGCATGTTCCGGAGTGCATGCAAAATTTCCCTCGCTCCCCCGCCAAATCCTTTATTTGACTCCTGCGCTTTTTTCATGCGATCGAGATCGGTTGGAGGATATTCCTTTGAGGTAAACACAGTGTACAAAACAGCCGACAGAAAAAAGAAAGCGCCGGTATAAAACGAAAACTTTACGTTTTCTGCAATCAAACCTTTTGCAGCGGTGTTTTGAAAGTGGAAAATATTGGTAAACACCCACGGCAAAGAAGACGCAATGCTGCCGCCCAAACCAATCATGAAGCTTTGCATGATAAATCCTCGGTTTACCTGCGAATCCGGAAGTTTATCTGTAACGAAGGCGCGGAACGGTTCCATTGAAACGTTGCCAAAAACGTCCATTACCCACAACAAACCTGCCGCCATAAATAATGAACTACTGTGCGGCATAAAAACCAAAGCAATAGAGCTCAAAATAGCGCCAACCATGAAATAAGGCCGTCGTCTTCCCCACTGCGGATGCCAGGTCCGGTCACTCATGTAACCAATAACGGGCTGAACCAGTAAGCCTGTCAGCGGTGCGGCCAAAAACAAAAGCGGAACCTGGTCGGGATTGGCGCCGAGGTTTTCATAAATACGGCCCATGTTGGCTCTTTGCAAATCCCAGCCAAACTGAATTCCGAAGAATCCTACGCTCATGTTTATAATTTGGGAAAGAAATAAGCGGGGCTTTTGTGAAACGGAGGTTCGTTCAAACGTAGTGGTAGCCATAAGCAATCGTAATTGCTTGACAAGATAAGCAGGAAAGTCAAATGATGTGTAAGAACTACACGATTATTTCGCGAATGGTCGGCATGTTTCAAAAACAAAACGGCCGCTTTAAGCGGCCGTCAGGATATTCAAATAAGAATTTCGCTTTTGTCTTATACGCCCAGCGTGAAACCGTTCGGCAACACCGCTCCTTTCTTCACCACCACAATTCCTTCCCTGATTGTGTAAAGTGGTGTGTCTTCGTCGGCCAAATGCGTACCGCCCATGATGCGCACGTCATCGCCGATGCGCACGTTTTTGTCAAGAATGGCGTTTTGAATGTGGCAGCGGTAGCCTACGCCCAGTTGCGGCACTCCGTGTTCCTGTGCGTGGCGAATGTCTTCAAGCGTCTCGTAATAATCGCTGCCCATCATGTACGTATTAATGATGGTAGTCTCGTGCTCCACCCGCGAACGAATGCCAATCACAACGTTCTCCAGATGCTTTGCATGCACAATGCTTCCATCGCCCAGGATGCTGTTTTCAATCTGGGTGCCGCTCACTTTTGCCGGCGGCAACATGCGGGCACGGGTATAAATAGCGCGGGTATTGTCAAAAAGATTAAACTCAGGAATGTCCTTTGTCAGAGCAATGTTGGCGTGAAAGAAAGCCGGAATATTCCCGATGTCTTCCCAATAACCTTCGTATTGGTACGAAGCCACTTTGTATTTGCCGATGCTTTGTGGAATGATTTCTTTGCCAAAATCGGTTGCGTGTGCAAATTCATTTTGCAAGAGATCAAACAGCAGTTCGCGGTTAAACACGTAAATGCCCATCGAAGCCAGGTACTCTTTTCCTTTGCCACGCATCTCTTCTCCCGTGTCGCTTATCCAATCTTCCAAACCCGATTTTGGTTTCTCGGTAAAGGAAGTAATCATGCCGTCGGTGATTTTACAAATACCAAACTCCGATGCTTCCTTGGCCGTAACGGGAATGGTGGCAATGGTGATGTCGGCGCCTGCGTCTTTGTGCGCCTTGATCATGTCTTGAAAATCTATCTGGTAAAGTTGGTCGCCCGACAGAATCAAAATGTATTCGCTGTCGAAAGGCTCAATGTGCCGCAGGCCTTGCCGCACGGCGTCCGCTGTGCCTTGAAACCAGGTTGGGTTGTCCGGTGTTTGCTCGGCGGCAAGTATGTCCACAAAAGCCGAACTAAAGGCGCTGAAGTGATAGGTGTTTTTTATGTGGCGGTTCAGTGATGCCGAGTTGAACATGGTCAACACGAACATGCGGGTAATGCCCGAATTTAAACAGTTGGAAATGGGAATGTCAACGAGGCGATATTTGCCAGCAATGGGTACAGCAGGCTTGCTTCTGTTGGACGTTAATGGTTGAAGTCTTGTGCCTGCGCCGCCGCCCAGAATAACGGATAAAACTTGTCTGCTCATATAGCTTTGATTTTGGAGTTGTAATTGAAGTTGATTCCTGCTTTGTTATTGGTTTAAAAAAACTGTTCCATTGTTTGCATTTTTTGTACCGGGCTTTGTTGCGTCCATCGAGCTTCACTTGCGTCGCACTCTTGTACGCCGTGTTCGCTGTGGGGCAAAAGATGTTCCCTCTCAGCAACCGGAGCAAAGCAACGACGCTGCGTCGTCTAAACGTCGCGTCGCTGCGTGAACATTGCCGAAACATGTTCCGAACGCACAAAAGTGACACAACCGGCGATGTCGGGAAAAACAAATGCTGGTTACATAAAAATCTTCTTTCCAAAGAACTGCTCCATTCCTGTTGCGCGAACCTGTGAACGGGTAAACAAGTGAGCTAAACCTTCACTGACTCGTACAACGCAATGTACTCGCTTGCCGATGCATCCCAGGAATGATCAATGTGCATCATGTAGCTGCGCATCCAGGTGTACAAATCTTTTTTGTTGTAGTATAAATCCACGGCTCTTCCCACACTGTACGAAATGTCTTCAACCGAAGCGTTGTTAAACCGGATACCAAAGCCTTGCCATTCGCCAAAATCACGAACGGTATCTTTTAATCCACCGGTGCTGCGCACCATGGGGACCGTGCCGTAACGCAAAGCATACATCTGGTTTAGACCACAGGGCTCTACGCGGCTTGGCATCAGCAAAAAATCCGCACCCGCATACAGCAGGTGACTTAAACTCTCGTTGTAACCAATAAAAGTGCTTACAAAGCCGCTAAATTGATCTTTTACTTCTTCCAGCCGGCCTTCAACATCGGGCTCGCCTGAACCAAGAATCAAAAAACTGACCTTGCCGTGATGGTGATAAATAGAAGAACGAATGGCATCGGGCAAGACATCGGCAGCCTTCTCTCCCACCAACCTTCCAATAAATGTAAAGAGCGGTTTATCGGGATCAAGACCAAACCTTGCGCACAATTCTTTTTTGTTTTTTCGCTTGCCATCTTTCACATCGTGCTCGTCATAATTCTTTGCAATCATGCTGTCCTTTGACGGGTCCCAAACATCGGCATCAATGCCGTTCAAAATACCGACGCATTTGCCGCGTTCGTACTCCATTAAATTTTCGAGGCCGGCAGCCTGGTAGCGCAATTCATCCAAATAACTCGGACTGACCGTTGTTACCCTCCAGGCACACTTAACGGCCGATGCCAGGGGATTAATGGCGTTGTTCCAATCAAGACCGCCCCAGGTGTACGCGTCATACGAAGGCAGCGTATTCCACTTGTCCCAACTAAACTGTCCCTGGTATTGAGCGTTGTGAATGGTAAATACAGTAGGCACATCGGCCATGTGTTTGAACGCAAAACAGTTTTTTAGCATGAAGGGGATCAAACCCGTTTGATGGTCGTGGCAATGCACAATGTCGGGCTTGTAAGTCCAGCGGCTCATCCAATCGCACACAGCTATTTGAAAACAAAGAAAGCGTTGCGTATCATCACCGTAACCGTAAATTTTTTCGCGGTCGAGCAGGCCGTTGATGTCAACAAGATAAAGTTCAAAACCAAGCTTGTTTGTCTTCTCGCGAATGATGGAGTAATTGAAATAATGAGAGCCGGAGTTTTGCGAACCCTCGTGCACAAGTTCCCACTCGTTTTGATAAAGAAATTTGGTGCGATACATCGGCATCACCACTTTGGCCGTATGTCCCAACTTGTTTTGATATTTTGGCAAGGCGCCTGCAACATCACCCAATCCACCTGCTTTTGCCACCGGAAAACATTCAGCCGATACGTGTATTATTTCCATAACCAATTACATCCTGCGTTGAAGGTAGAGGAAATTCTTTTTCAACAAATTCTGTACGCCAATTTTTCTATGCGCTAAACTTGCTACTTTCATCGCATAAACGATTGAACAATTATGGCAACATCCATGGGGCCAAACAAGCCCGCGATTGCACGCACAAACGCGCAACCCATTCCAACCAATTACGGTGCGTTAACCACGCTTGTCACGGTGTTCTTTTTTTGGGGCTTTATTGCCGCCGGCAACAGCATCTTCATCCCTTTTTGCAAACACTATTTTCATCTCGACCAATTTCAAAGCCAATTGGTGGACTTTGCTTTTTACACCGCATATTATTTTGGTGCATTGGGTCTTTATTTATACGGTGCTTTCGGGGGTCTTGACCTTGTGGCAAAATGGGGCTATAAAAAAAGCATCGTGTACGGCTTGTTGTTTTCGGCACTTGGCGCAGTGGCCATGATTGTCGCCGTTAACGCCAATGCTTTTGCCGGAATGTTGGTCGGCCTTTTCATTGTGGCACTTGGTTTTTCACTTCAACAAACTGCTGCGCAACCTTTTGCTATTTCTTTAGGAGATCCCGCAACGGGCACCGGCCGCGTAAACCTTGGCGGCGGCGTTAATTCGTTTGGAACGATGATAGGACCTATCGTTGTTGCCTTTGCTTTGTTTGGAACAACCGCTGCCGTTTCCGATGAAAAGATTCAATCGCTTGGATTGAGCAAGGTGATCGTTCTTTATGTCTGCGTTGGTATCTTATTTATTGCAGCAGCAGCGTTATTTTATTTTTCCAAAAAAGTACCGGCGGGCATCTCTACCGAAAAGCAGGAAAAAAGCAGCAAGGCGCTCACTGCTTTGCTTGTCATGACCGGTTTATTAATTATCATGTTTGCGCCTGTGTTCAGCAGCTACAACTCAAAAGAAGCTAAACGCATAGAAACGTTGGAAAAAGAAACAGGCGACGAGAATACAAAAGCGGTTGCTTTGTTGCAAAGCACCGTTGCTCCTGCTGACAGCGTCTTTGCAAAAAGCTTTTTTGCCGATAAGTCCGATGCCGTCATTAACAAACAATTGGATTCCTTGAACCAAATCAACCCGGCAAACATTGCCGCGGTAAAAACAATCAAAAGCGGCAACGATGCAAGAGCTGCTGAAATCGCAACGCTGAAACATCCGCTTGAACAAAAAAGAATGTATTGGCTTTTTGGTGCGCTGGCCGTGGTGGTGATTACGCTTTTGTTTTCCAACGCAAGTGCACAGCGAAATCCTGCGGGATGGGGCGCCATGCAGTATCCGCAGCTTGTTTTGGGCATGATTGGCATCCTCGTTTATGTAGGCGTTGAAGTAACGATAGTCTCCAACATCAGCGAACTGCTAAAACAACCAGCCTTTGGTTCCATCCCTTCTTCGCAGGCTGCGCCGTACATTTCCTTGTATTGGGGAAGTTTGATGATTGGCCGTTGGGCCGGTTCGGTTTCGGTATTTAATCTAAAGCCGTCAACAAAACAATTGATGACCATTCTTGTTCCCATCATTGCTTTTGGAATCGTGGTAGCAGTAAACGCCATCTCGCAATACGACGTGCGTCCGCTTTATTTATACATCGTTTGCGTGCTGGTGCAAATTGTCGCTTTCTACATTAGCAAAGACAAGCCCGCACGAACGCTGCTCATCTTTGCAAGCCTTGGCATGTTGGCCATGTTGATTGGCTTGTTTAGCACCGGAAACTTTGCCATCTATGCTTTCCTGAGCGGCGGCCTTTTCTGCTCTATCATGTGGCCGGCAATTTTTACACTTTCCGTTACGGGTTTGGGAAAATACACAACGCAGGGTTCTGCTTTTTTAATCATGATGATTCTTGGAGGTGGTATCATTCCACCCATACAAGGAAAGCTTGCCGACTTTTTGCAAAGCCGCTCGACAGAAGTAGGAACCGGTATTCACCAAAGCTATTGGGTGCCTGTAGTTTGTTTTGCCTACCTTGCCTTCTTTGCCTTTGCCGTGAAAGGGATTTTGAAAAGACAGGGAATTAATTACGAAGAAATAGACGAAACAATTTCTCCGCTTTCAACCGAACCCGAAGCGGCCATTGAAATCACGAAAAATTAGCCTGAAGAAATGATTGACCTCTCAAACGAGTTTGCCGTTGGCATTGACATTGGCGGCACCAACACCAAGTACGGTCTCGTAAACCACCGCGGCGAGATCATGGAAAAAGGCGAGTTGCGAACAGACGCACACCCGCAAATAGAAAGTTTTATTGACGCCTTGTACGAAGCCCTGGAACCCATCATTAAACGCCACGAAGCGGATGGAAAAGTAAAAGGCATCGGCATTGGCGCACCCAACGGAAATTTTTACACAGGCACTATTGATTACGCTCCTAACCTGCTTTGGAGAGGAATCATTCCGCTAGCCAAACTGGTCACGGAAAAATTTAATCTTCCCGCAGCGCTTACCAACGATGCAAATGCGGCCGCTGTTGGCGAAATGAATTACGGCGCAGCCCGCGGCATGAGAGATTTTATCATGATTACGCTGGGAACAGGCGTTGGCAGCGGCATTGTGGCAAACGGCCAATTGATTTATGGTCACGACGGCTTTGCCGGAGAACTGGGACACACCATTATTCGTCCGGGCGGACGAAAACATTGGTCAACGGATTTGGACGGTTCTCTGGAAGCTTACTGCTCTGCTACGGGCATTGTGCTTACGGCAAAAGAACTTTTAGAACAAAGTAAAGAAGACAGCACATTGCGTAAGTTAAACCCCGACGACATTACCTCGAAAGAGATTTACGAATGCGCAGTGAACGGCGATAAAATTGCGCAGGAAGTTTACCGCTTTACGGGACAAATTCTGGGCGAAGCGCTGGCAAACTTTGTGATGTTTTCTTCTCCTGAAGCTATTGTGCTTTTTGGCGGGGTCATTAAAGCCGGCGATCTGATTATGGAGCCCACGCGTGAGCACATGGAAAAAAACCTGCTGCCCATTTTTCAGGATAAGGTAAAGCTGGTGTTCAGCGAACTGAAAGAGGCCGACGCAGCGATACTGGGCGCAAGTGCGCTTGTGTGGGACATTCGGGAATGAGAGAAGATGAGTAATGAGTAATCAGTTATGAATGATAAAAATGCGAGGTGAAGACGCCTCGCATTTTATTTTATTGGCGATGGCGCCTTGTTTATTTTCTTCAACAGATGAAATGGCAAATGGTCAAAGATTCTTTACCGAATCACCGTCACCGTGCCTTTCAAAAGCACGGGTTGCCCAAGATAATTTACGACACTGATTAGCCAGACAAACGTTCCCGATGCAACCTTTCCATCCCATCCTTTGCCAGCATCGTTCGTACTAAAAACCACTTGTCCCCAACGGTTAAACACCGCAAACTGCTTCAACTCTTTGATGCCCACGTAAACCGGAAGCAGCACATCATTTCGGCCGTCGCCGTTGGGTGTAAAAGCAGTGGGTACGTAAACCGTTGGCCCCGTAAAAACCTTCACAACCAAGGTGCCGCTGGCGGTGCAACCTTCCGGCGTTGTTGCAATAACGGTATAAGTTTGATTGTTGTTTAAAGTAACAAAGGGATTGGCAACAGCCGGGTTTGAAAGACCCGTGACAGGCTGCCACGAAACGCTTCCATTGGTTTGAACGTTCAACTGCGAAGTAACGTTTTGTAGCACCGTTGTATCGTTTGCCACAAGAAAAGCTTTTGCAATTTTTATCGTTTTCCCTACCGTGTCGGAAGTGCATCCGTTGTCCGCTTCAGCCCATAAACGAACGCTATAAAAACCTTGTTGATCAAAAACGGTTTGCACGTTTTGCCCCGTTAAAAATCTGCTGGTCTCAATTTGCCAATGCCATTTGCCAATCGTTGATGCATTGTCCAATTGCAGGCCGTTGAAGGAAAGCAATTCGTTTGTGCAACCGTCGTGTACATCCGCATCTATTAAAGGCGCTGGCTTGACAAAAAAATCAGTTGCAGAAACAACTGGCTGACCGCAGCCGTAATTGGAACTGGCTACAACTTGTAGCTGATGACTGCCAGCAGATAAATTGCTTAAGGATGGAGCCGGATTTCCCGTCGTTGCAGCGCCATCAAGTTGCCAGTGATAATTGACAGTGGCTTGCGGTGTATACAACAACCTTGGCTCATAGCCGAAACACGTATCAAATACTTTTATTGGTGTAGCAGAAGGATTGGCGGCAATGATGATTGTTTTTGTCGAATCGTTTTCGCAACCGTCTTTTCCTTTGATTTTTAAGTTAACCGCGTAATTGCCGGGTGAAGTATAAAGATGCGGTGGCGGTGCTGCAAGCGTACTCGTTGTGCCGTCACCAAAACTCCAGTTATAACTAACGATTGGCGCAAATGAAACAGAAGCGTCGGTGAAAACGACCGGGATGCCTTCGCAACCGGTATTGTTTGGAAAATTGGTAGCGAAGAGCGGGTCGAGCGCCGTACAAAATTGTTGAAGGTTGACAGCGCCGCCCGTTGCGCCAGAGAAACCCCAATAAACATTTGGATCATTATTGAAGATGGCCGTTACTAAATCAATCTGTTTTTGCAAACGCAGCATGCCATCGAAATAGGTGCGCAGCCATTTTGTATTTGCGTCCCAGCTAATGCGCAAGGTGTGCCACTGGCAATCTTCTACGTTGTCGCTTGTTGACCATATTGGAACGGGGCCAGCAAGATCGTTTCCGTGTGCAACGATGCCGTTTGCTTGTATGCTGATGTGATCGAAGGCAGGATCGTTGAGATTAGGGTTTTGCCAGGTGTCAAGCGTAATGCCTATGGAAGGCGATACGCCGGCAAAGCCCATGCCTTCGCCAGAAGAACCGACGCTTGTGCTGATGGGTTGCAGCATAAACACAATGCCGTCGGCGCCGTTTGTGTCGTTGCAGCCCAGGAAAACTTTGAACCAAAAATCAAAGGAATTGTTCAGGCTTATTTTATTGCCGTTCCAAACGCTTCCGCTTTGAAAGGTGGTAGCTTGTGTTAACGTGTAACAGTTGCAGGAATTTTTTTGTGCCGAACCGTTCAGAATGTATTGCGAAAAAAGCGTTTGCCTGCAGCAAAGGAAAAAGAGGAATAGCGGAAATTGTTTAACAAAACGCTTCACTCCCTAAAAATAAGCAATGGCCTTAACTGTTTTGAAGCGCTTTTGCTTTTTCCCACTCGCTTCTGCCGTAGCCCGCTACCACGTGGCGTTCGCTGTGGTATGACGAGCGAACAAGGGGGCCGCTTTCTACGTAATCCAATCCCAATTCGTAACCGATTTCTTTGTATTCCGCAAATTCGGTTGGATGAACAAAGCGTTGCACTGGCAAATGTTTTTTTGTGGGTTGCAGGTATTGGCCAATGGTCACCACATCGCATCCGGCGGCAGCCAAATCTTTCAGGGTTTGCACCACTTCTTCTTTGACTTCGCCGAGGCCGAGCATGATGCCGCTTTTTGTGCGCATGCCGCCTTTCTTAAGCGCAGTAATGACCTCCATGCTGCGCCAGTATTTGGCTTGAATGCGCACTTGTTTTGTTAAGCGTTCAACGGTTTCAATATTGTGTGAAACCACTTCCGGCGCGGCTTCTATGATGCGTTGAATATTTTCTTTCTCCCCTTTGAAATCGGGAATCAACGTTTCGAGTGTTGTCTCCGGGTTCAATGCTTTTACGGCTTTGATTGTATTGTACCAGATAATGGAACCGCCGTCTTTCAGTTCGTCGCGGTCAACCGACGTTAACACAGCGTGTTTTACCTGCATTAAATGAATGGCTTCGGCAACGCGTTGCGGCTCGTCCCAATCCACGGGATCGGGGCGGCCTGTAGCCACGGCGCAAAAGCCGCAACTGCGGGTGCAAACGTTTCCAAGAATCATAAAGGTGGCGGTGCCTTCGCCCCAGCACTCGCCCATGTTGGGGCAATTGCCGCTTTCGCAAATGGTGTGCAATTTGTGCGTGTCCACCAAGCCGCGAACGTGCTTGTAGCTTTCACCGATGGGCAATTTCACGCGAAGCCAGTCGGGCTTTGTTCTTTTCGTTCCTTCTGCAGATGCTATTGGGAGTTCAATCATTGATTCAAATTTTCACTTCTGTATTGCTCAGTAAACTTACCGAACGTACAAGCGTGCGGCGCAACAGACGCTTAATAGTAATCGTGTTGCAGGGTTCATAATCCTGCAAATTTAATCACGGAAAGCCAACTATTTTGTAGCGGCAAAATCGCGACAGTTCTTTTTAAATTCTTGTCATCCGCGGTTCTATTTTCGGTGGCCGAATACGTAGGCAATGTGCCCTTGGAAAAAGAGTTGCTTTGGTTCGCTGTAAACCATTTGCGGAATTTTGGAGAAGTAATAATCGAGGCTTACGCCGATTTCAAGAGCGTTGATGGATTCGTTGAACCGGCCAAAA
Coding sequences within:
- a CDS encoding lectin-like domain-containing protein codes for the protein MKRFVKQFPLFLFFLCCRQTLFSQYILNGSAQKNSCNCYTLTQATTFQSGSVWNGNKISLNNSFDFWFKVFLGCNDTNGADGIVFMLQPISTSVGSSGEGMGFAGVSPSIGITLDTWQNPNLNDPAFDHISIQANGIVAHGNDLAGPVPIWSTSDNVEDCQWHTLRISWDANTKWLRTYFDGMLRLQKQIDLVTAIFNNDPNVYWGFSGATGGAVNLQQFCTALDPLFATNFPNNTGCEGIPVVFTDASVSFAPIVSYNWSFGDGTTSTLAAPPPHLYTSPGNYAVNLKIKGKDGCENDSTKTIIIAANPSATPIKVFDTCFGYEPRLLYTPQATVNYHWQLDGAATTGNPAPSLSNLSAGSHQLQVVASSNYGCGQPVVSATDFFVKPAPLIDADVHDGCTNELLSFNGLQLDNASTIGKWHWQIETSRFLTGQNVQTVFDQQGFYSVRLWAEADNGCTSDTVGKTIKIAKAFLVANDTTVLQNVTSQLNVQTNGSVSWQPVTGLSNPAVANPFVTLNNNQTYTVIATTPEGCTASGTLVVKVFTGPTVYVPTAFTPNGDGRNDVLLPVYVGIKELKQFAVFNRWGQVVFSTNDAGKGWDGKVASGTFVWLISVVNYLGQPVLLKGTVTVIR
- the lipA gene encoding lipoyl synthase, with the translated sequence MIELPIASAEGTKRTKPDWLRVKLPIGESYKHVRGLVDTHKLHTICESGNCPNMGECWGEGTATFMILGNVCTRSCGFCAVATGRPDPVDWDEPQRVAEAIHLMQVKHAVLTSVDRDELKDGGSIIWYNTIKAVKALNPETTLETLIPDFKGEKENIQRIIEAAPEVVSHNIETVERLTKQVRIQAKYWRSMEVITALKKGGMRTKSGIMLGLGEVKEEVVQTLKDLAAAGCDVVTIGQYLQPTKKHLPVQRFVHPTEFAEYKEIGYELGLDYVESGPLVRSSYHSERHVVAGYGRSEWEKAKALQNS